A genomic window from Salvia miltiorrhiza cultivar Shanhuang (shh) chromosome 5, IMPLAD_Smil_shh, whole genome shotgun sequence includes:
- the LOC131025206 gene encoding zinc-finger homeodomain protein 11-like, whose product MDIDLTPTPTPTSAKSPDDNEIDTPPHTSNGGGGGGALKHHHHHLPRRRHPPIAAAYKECMKNHAAAIGGHAVDGCGEFMPPPPQPSPDPAALTCAACGCHRNFHRRDPESPTSAAAITPPFLDFRHPAAPLPKRFSLSLSPSPPPPPPAAAAAPSHVFFAGAEDHHPAPVTPTVENPVGRKRFRTKFSQDQKEKMRSFSVKLGWKMQKCDEAAVKEFCHEIGVSKGVLKVWMHNNKHTFKTESGGGIANGSVISFEHSGGSGSGGGGVEERKSDRNGNIFVENGNGSVHRFYGSSSSPA is encoded by the coding sequence ATGGACATAGACTTAACCccaacccccacccccacctccGCCAAAAGCCCGGACGACAACGAAATCGACACGCCGCCGCACACTAGcaacggcggcggtggcggcggcgcactcaagcaccaccaccaccacctccctCGTCGCCGCCATCCGCCCATCGCGGCGGCATACAAAGAATGCATGAAGAACCATGCAGCCGCGATCGGCGGCCACGCGGTGGACGGCTGCGGCGAGTTcatgccgccgccgccgcagccgTCCCCCGACCCCGCGGCGCTGACCTGCGCCGCGTGCGGCTGCCACCGCAACTTCCACCGCCGGGACCCCGAGTCCCCGACCTCCGCCGCCGCCATCACCCCGCCGTTCCTCGACTTCCGCCACCCCGCCGCCCCCCTCCCCAAGCggttctccctctccctctccccctcgccgccgccgccgcctccggcggCTGCGGCGGCCCCGTCGCACGTGTTCTTCGCCGGCGCCGAGGACCACCACCCGGCGCCGGTGACCCCCACCGTGGAGAATCCGGTCGGCCGGAAGCGTTTCCGCACGAAATTCAGCCAGGATCAGAAGGAGAAGATGAGATCGTTCTCGGTGAAATTAGGGTGGAAAATGCAGAAATGCGATGAGGCGGCGGTGAAGGAATTCTGCCATGAAATCGGAGTTTCCAAAGGAGTGCTCAAGGTTTGGATGCATAATAACAAGCACACATTCAAGACGGAAAGCGGCGGCGGCATTGCTAATGGCAGTGTGATCAGCTTCGAGCATAGCGGCGGCAgtggcagcggcggcggcggggtgGAGGAGAGGAAGAGTGATCGCAACGGTAATATTTTTGTTGAGAACGGAAATGGATCAGTTCATCGTTTCTACGGCTCCTCTTCTTCACCTGCGTga